In Garra rufa chromosome 15, GarRuf1.0, whole genome shotgun sequence, a single genomic region encodes these proteins:
- the LOC141287651 gene encoding globoside alpha-1,3-N-acetylgalactosaminyltransferase 1-like produces the protein MTGRDGGTYFQRLIYLNNSQYNNSCNQQITEQEVTNRTDVASVSPWTAPIIWEGTFDATLIDSIYKQKNLTIATTVFALGKYTRFIKDFLESAEQHYFVGFRVHFYLFTDQPESVPEVKMGENRSLTVLKVESLNRWQDISMNRMEKLEKLIDNELAGEADYVFCLDVDTMFYGRWGAESLGRLVGVIHPWLYDTPRDQLTYERRPESLAYIPAGEGDYYYAGAAFGGTLEDVHNLTKTCRENLNIDAANSIEAVWQEESHLNKYFLLNKPSKLLSPEYMWRGVNEGAAQIKIVRMANVPKNYAEVRPNA, from the exons ATGACGGGACGTGACGGAGGGACGTATTTTCAACG GCTCATTTACCTGAACAATAGTCAGTACAATAACAG CTGCAATCAGCAGATAACAGAACAAGAAGTTACCAA TCGGACAGATGTTGCTTCTGTGTCACCATGGACAGCTCCAATCATTTGGGAGGGAACCTTTGATGCCACACTGATCGACTCTATCTACAAACAAAAGAATCTCACCATAGCCACCACTGTCTTCGCTTTAGGAAA ATACACGCGTTTCATTAAAGACTTTCTGGAATCAGCAGAGCAGCATTACTTCGTTGGATTTCGAGTGCATTTCTACTTGTTTACAGATCAACCAGAATCAGTTCCTGAAGTGAAGATGGGTGAAAACCGTAGTTTGACAGTTCTAAAGGTTGAGAGTTTGAACAGATGGCAGGACATCAGTATGAACAGGATGGAAAAGCTGGAAAAACTAATAGATAATGAACTTGCCGGCGAGGCGGACTATGTTTTCTGCCTTGATGTAGATACCATGTTTTATGGCCGTTGGGGTGCGGAGTCTTTGGGTCGTCTGGTAGGCGTAATACATCCTTGGCTCTATGATACTCCAAGAGATCAGCTCACATATGAGCGTAGACCAGAGTCTCTAGCATACATTCCAGCTGGGGAAGGTGATTATTATTATGCTGGTGCTGCATTTGGTGGCACACTGGAAGATGTACATAATCTCACCAAAACCTGCAGGGAGAACCTGAACATTGATGCTGCAAACTCCATTGAGGCGGTATGGCAAGAAGAGTCTCACTTGAACAAGTATTTCCTTTTGAACAAACCTAGTAAACTGCTCTCTCCTGAATATATGTGGCGGGGCGTCAATGAAGGTGCAGCCCAAATAAAAATAGTTCGTATGGCTAATGTACCTAAAAACTATGCTGAAGTTCGTCCAAACGCATAG